The genomic segment gcatgtgggaagacattcaggagcctttctgaaaccttgaaaatgttaaactatgtgggccgagcgatgggattcagaatgtcctgcttgagcagtggaggagctgagggtgcagggcgtggagactaatatcaccctgtttggccctgaaggatggctggttagccaaagacgggtaagattcctcaagggaggaacaacctaagacaggcacagtcacagaggggccaacaggggtggtgcatagagccttccttatatcaccctgtttggccctggaggatgactggttagccagagacgggtaagattcctcaagggaggaacaacctaagacaggcacagtcacagaggggccaacaggggtggggcacagacccctaatatctgagagaggtctcctgcccccagggctgttttgctctccacgcccagctcaaatccacacctgctcaacgcGGACggaggaggcaaacaaagataattgccccagtcatgtgaggcctttgattgtttatgggagtaacctgagactgttagccgagaaaccaataaaagcaacgtgggatgagtcagcaaggctcttgatcggagaggtcttgagccccccgtcccactttttctcttcagtctgtgtctgtgttttcttcaagcttgcggcacccgtcactcacctcgagtcgccgagctggtctcggcatccacatatatgtgttaacatacagtattttttttttttctctttctgacttacttcacgctgtatggcagactctaggtccatccatgtctctacaaatgtcccaatttgattcctttttacgactgagtaatattccatattgtgtgtgtgtgtgtgtgtgtgtgtgtgtgtgtgtgtgtgtgtgtgtgtgtgtgtgtgtacacaccacatcttctttatccattcatctgttgatggacatttaagttgcttccatgacctggttattgGAAATactgttgcagtgaacattgggctgcatgtgtctttttgaattacaattTTCTCTGGGACCATTTtgatttttactctttatttctttctgtatctcCAAGCTTCATGTAACCCTAAAAACACCTTTTAATATTTCCTCTAGGACTGGTCTGCCAGTGGTGAattctctcttatttttgtttgtctgaaaatgtctttatttcatttatggaggatatttttgcttttctacttGTTCTCAGTGGATGGTTGGTCCATATTACTTAGCCCACCATTACTCTCCATCAACTTTTATATTTGGCAACATTTGGTTTTCCTTTCTATTCACTGTTACCTGATGTTGTGCTGTACATGCAACATGATGACTTACCAAAGTACCATCGGTAATATCCTGTTAAATCTTTCTTCATGTAAAGTAGCTTTGTATTTAggaatttctttttaacaaaaaatatagTCAAAACAAAAGTAACTAAACCCTATTGTGTTGGATCACTTTGAATATGTCTCTTGCTATAATTGGAAGTTGTGGTTGTTTTCTAACTTGTCTAGTAGCCAGGGACATTGcactaatggaaaaaaaataacctagATGTTCTCATCCTTAATATAGGATTATGTGGGGGTCCTGTGGAGAGGTGGCCTGTGTAATTCCTGGAATGGGCTCCCCAGGAACAGTGATGATCTGTGTGTTCGTGATAGTATAGGCATGTTCTAGAATATGAATTGTCTGTACTTAGGGAATTTTTATTTGAGCTTCTTAAGTacagtaatattttatatctgaaaTATCCCAGAGACAAAGCCCAGCGGTGCAAAGGGAGTAGAGTTTAGACACTGAGCACCATGGAATAACTTCTTAAACTCTGCTTCTGTGTGCACATGGCTGAACTCAGTGTCCAGTGAAGATGATAAAGCatcctttgttttgctttatttttatttgtgtgtatgtttcttaGTCACTAGAACATGATGTTCTGTAGCAAGACTGAAGAGTCTGACATCAGTTACAAATACACGTCTATTGATTACCTTCAAACGGACAGTCATCACCAGCAAGCTTCCAGTTGGACCCTTGGGGGCCAGGCAGATAGCGGCTTTGTGGGGGTTATGCAAATTGGAGGGCACATGCCCCTTAAAAACTGTGTGGCCACCCTTAGTTTGAATTATTACCATGTTGGGATGTGGGTCctttattgatttcctctttccttttcctgagaTGTCAGAAATCTAGATGTTTATGTGAAATCTCCATATTTCTAAACATTAGCAAATAATTCCTTTTTTGGGGTAAACTCTGCAACTGTAGATAGGAGAATCAGACCTACAGGCCAGACTCCTCCTGGGGCTGCCAGTGTGCTCCCTTTATCTTAGCTATAACCTAGGCACTGCTCGCATTCAGTACCCAAGGTCACTGAGCATCTCACCTCAAAGGTGGCGTTGAGGATGGTTGTGAGGCTGAATGAGATGAGCATCTCCCACAAGCCACTTAATCCAGACGACCAAGGGTCATCCTAGTGACTCCTTTCTCCCTGCATCTGGTCAGCTGCCAGGTCCTATTGGTTCTAGCTCCTTAAAACTTCATGTCTGAAAGAGCAGGTCTTAAAAGTTTtcctcacaagaaaaaaaaaagtaactgtgtatggtgatggatgttaactggacTTATGGTCATCATTTCTCAGTGTGTGCAAATaataaatcattatgttgtacatctgttAATAATGTAATGTTAACATGTCAGTTATGTCTCAgtaaaaaatctgaacaaacaaCAACATCAAAACCCCTCACGTCTGTGCCCTCCTCTTCTAGACACTGGCAGTGTCTAGCCTGGGCTCTTGTTTCTTGCCTGCCCTACGTTAAGGCCCTCCAGCTCTGCACTCTCCTCCCTCAATCCTTCCCCACACTCCTGCCAGAGtaacttttccaaaatacaaCTTGCCAAAGTCACTCTGCTTCAAAATATTCCAGTGAGTCTGTAAATTACTGTGCTGGGAAGCTTCCCTTTGCCCTCTAGATCGACTCTCCACCACTCCCCACCCTGTGCTGCACCCACCCTGGAGGCTGACCTGTATGGACTGCATCAGTGGtctcccttgccctctggctcCTAGTCAGGTTTGGCCAATGGTGAACACTGCAGGGattggagagagggaagagagaagtgtGTTTGTTTCCCCAGCTGTCCCTTTGTGAGGTTGCTGTGGGCtgtattcttatttattcatttatttatttagccttgctgtgtggggcatgtgcatgtgggaccttagttccccgagcagagatcgaacccatgcctgctgcagtggaagcgtggagtcttaaccactagactgccagggaagtcccctgagctGTAATTCTTGACCAAAGGCCTTAGCTTCTGTCAGCCAGCCCTTTACATACAGCCTCTGCCTACCCTTGCCCCATCGTGCAGGCAAGGTCCAGGCAGATGATGTGAATTACCTGATTCACAGGACCTGCCTGGTACCAGCACTAGGGTGCTGTGCCAGTCCGGTGGTTTCCCTGGACCCTGTCCGCATCTCAGTAAacagtgtgtgggttttttttttttaattgaagtatagttgatttacagtgttgtgttaatttctgctatacagcaaatgctcctcgggacttccctggtagtccagtgcttaagaatgcatggccactgcagggggcgtggttttgatccctggttgaggaactaagatcccacatgctgcacggtgtgcccgaaacattaaaaaaaaatttaaatgctccTCAAGTTATCCCCTTCTGGATATGCCCCCTTTCCCTCTGGGACCTGGTTCCCTGACTAATATGATGGACTGTATTGCTGTATACAGAAGGCCTGTCTCACTCTCAGAAGTCTGAAGGGTTTAATTGCTGTTCCTTCATCTTGACCTGGAGAAGTCTTGGTTGCCATGATTTGGAACCTCTTCATAGCATTTGTgggagatttttttgtttcttttactagaACAATAGGCTGAATCAATCTCTAATCCAGGAATCTGAGAGCGCAGGTGACTGGAGTACTTAACCAGGAGTACGTAACCAGGAGTACATAACTAGGTCAGTCTGTGCCCGGCTAACTAGGGGAGGAGATTCAAGGGGGTGAGGAATCCCAGAACTGGGGCCAGCCTCCTAGGTAGGGGGGCTGGCAGGAAAAATCCAGGGAGCAAGATGCTTTCTCCGAAGCTCTCCTGGACTGTACTGACCTCAGCCTCAGAGAAACAGGGCTGGTTGGTTCTGGATTGAAGATCACTCACTGGTCACCTGCAAATAGAGCTGCTCCGAGAGGAGGGTCTTGGTGTTGTTTCGGGGTTTTCCAAAGGAAGCAGGACTTGGCAAATGTGTTCGTGTTTGGGGAATAGTGAGAAATACGGTGGGCTCAGAGTGAGCCTGAGTTGCGGTGTCAGCCTGAGCTGCAGGAAATAGAGAGCCAGAGGATGAGACAGAGCAGGTCACGGAGAGCCTGGGGGTATAGAACATGTGTCCTGACGAATCAGTGAAAGGCTTTAAGAAGGTGGTAAAATAATAGGTAACACATTGGCTAGGAAAGGGTAGCCCAAATCCTGGTGGTCACTGACCATCAGGGTAGTGACCTATGGATATATGTACCTTCCAGTAGAGGATACAATGGACTGAGAAGACAGAGGTGTATGTCTAGCACATAGCTTTAGATATGTAGGTGTTTTAGGTATTCGGGCTGAACTGAATTGTTAAGTCTCTGTGACAGCTTGAGTGACATTTTCTGTCATTTACccaattcatatttaaaaaaacttgttGTCAAAGGTCTTAAGGTAGTGTTGACCTGAAAGAATGTATCTACTGTTAACAAAATCTGGGTCATTTGTCATTTCCTTAGATACTAACCTTTGTGGTAATGTTGGAATGAACCTTTATTTGATGTCTGGAAAGTAATATCCCAGTGAAACCTAttttattttgagttgtttttaatATGGAGCTGTTAATATAGCATTTCCAGTAAGTGaccatatatgtgaaatctgtgTTTAATTACTAGCATTTTTGAAGACTAGTAGAGCTCTACTATTCATTATGTCCCTTGTCAgggaaatattttatgatttgatTTATTCATGGGGATTCAAGAAAGGCAAGAAGACCTTGGGTCTTTATGAGATTGTGAACACACATATTCCTACAGTATTCTTGGCTTTTACCAGTCCTATCATATAATgagtaaacaatatattttttgaatttttcatcCAAAGTATTCCCTAGCTAGAACTTTACTTAGGAAAATATGATTTCCTAAGAGATCTTTAAGCCTGATAGTTTTAACCGAACAGCATAAAGTGCAGTTTGTCTCTCTGGATATATTTTCATAGGTTTCCCTTTAGTATtcccttccttaaaaaaaagaacttttattgggtgTTTTATTGCATAAAGTATACATGTTTATTGTATAACACTGGGAAGTATACatgagcaaaaagaagaaaataggaaagtgTTGTAATTCCATTAccattagaaaataaagatgatccaaaaataAGAATGGGCTTGCAATCCCATTACATGAGAGAAGCTGATGGGGACATGTGAGGCTCTGCCTGGTGTGTCCAGCAGGATTAGTGTGTTCCCTGGAAAGTATGTGCCCCAGCACTCCTAACAGAGGTAGCAATTGCTTCTGTCTCAGCATCCTCTTGCCCTGGGTCCTTGTGTCTGTTGCTCTCAGTGACTGAGGGCTGATTCTGCCAGACCATTCAGCCTCTCTCACCTGCTACTCACTCTCTTGAGGGCCTGATCCACGGTCATCTTCCCTGAGCTTAAACTTTACAAGCCCTTAGTATGCGTTTGTGTGAGGAAATTAACAAATGTGTTCTGGCCTGTGAACGGCAGTCAAGAACGCGTATTCCTCATGGAATAACTTAGATAAAATCAAATACTTCTGAAAAACAGAAGTGTGGCTCTGTTTGTaatatagagaggaaaaaaagtgaaatgacttCACTGAGATATCGAAAGAATGTTGTGGTCCAGTGAATCACAGCAGCAGATGTATTCGATCCAAGAGGCGAGATGCTAGCTGTGAGTGATGATAGGTCGGCTGCTGCATTTGACTGGATTCCTGGTCCACAAGGGCAGGGGAGGAGCATCCATGAGCAAAAGGCAGGCTTTGTCTGGGCCAGACAGGAAGGGGTGCTGCCCGGGCTCCCCCACACCTGGAACACATGGTTCTGGAAGCTACAGTtgttcacctataaaatggggattggTAATATCCACCTCCAGGGTTTATTGAGAAGGTGAGAAAGAAGGTAGGGAAAGTATTGGCAAGGGTGCTCACTGTGTGCATACATGGTGGCTGCTCTGTGCAGGGCCCGATGCTTCCGCTCCTTCTCCAGGCCCACTTCGGAGTCTGGCCCAGAAGACGGTCACTGAGTGACGTGATGTTAGTTGACTCAGACTTGGGGAAAAAACCTATACAGAGGGTTCAGATAACAATTTACCTTATAAGATATTAATAACATGgaatttaaataattactttgaacACATCTTATGGGGATGTCTGAAAAGAAGGAATTGGGAATAGGGGTACCCACCTTACAAAACATAGAAGTTGCCTCTGCAGGGTGACCATCAGGTCAAGCATGGAGCTGATATCAGTCAACCGTATTTTACTGTCTAGATTTTAGAGCTGGGGCTGCCAAAGTGGGGCTGCTGAATACAATACGTCTTCTCTCAGAAGACTCACCACCACCACGCAGCCCAGGAGTATAGACCCCCACCCCGTCGTCCCTGATCCAGTTCCTCCTAATGCtggttccttccctccccaccactcttTCTGTGTCCCAACTCTTGATGATGGTGATCGgtttttacttcatatttttgtTGTAACATTAAACTGTGTTCACAGGTCGCAAGTCTGATTAGTTGGCTGCTTACTTGGCATTAGGGTCcgcttactattttaaaaaagcagaattgTGCACGTGGAATTCTGTAAGATTAGGGAGCTGTGTCCAGCATGTCTATCAGGGACTTGGGTGGAGCATGGAAGCTGCGAAGCTGAGCAGAGTGGCTTATAGCTGGGGTAACCGGATCAGGGTCCACACAGCAGGCTGGTATTCTGGGCCAGAACCAACAAGAGGAAATTCAGTAGTGATTCATGTTAAGTCTTGCCTAAGTAAAAATGGGAGAGAGCTGGCTCTCCTGTCATTGTTtggaaaaagattttattttgaagaacaaTAGCTTACACTTATGGAGACATTTACTTATTACATTTACTGTGATGCTGTGTGATTCATTCTATAGAcggtattttatttaaatcctatTGGGGTAAAATTATCATCTCTATAAAAAACCTTTTAGAAAGGTTAAGGAACTTATCTACAGTcacacaactttaaaaaaaatttttttattgaagtatagatcATTAACAGTGTTGTGCCattctctgctatacagcaaaatgactcaaattatacatatatatacattttttatattcttttccattatggtttatcacaggatgttgaatataattccctgtgctatacattaggactttgttgtttatccattctcaatgtaatagtttgcatttaccaactccaaactcccagttcatcccttccccagcctcctcccccttggcaaccagaagtctgttctctgtgtctatgagtctgtttctgttttgtagataggttcatttgtgccatattgtaattaccatatgatccagcaatcccattaagTATAACCTGGgaatatacctggacaaaactgtgattcaaaaagatacatgaaccccggtgttcatagcagcactcttcacaatagccaaaacatgaaaacaccctaaatgtccatcaacagatgactggataaagaagatgtggtacctatatagtggaatactactcagcagtaaaaaaaagaacgaaataatgccatttgtagcaacatggatgtaacCAGAGTCTCACAACTTTTATGTGATACTTCCTCCATAATGAGATCCAATAAATGGTGAtactgaaaaaggaaggaaggaaggaagggagaagaggggagggaagaaggagaggtAGAAACTTAGATTTCATGAAAAGAAACCTGGATAATAGAGGTACTATGTGGTCTGTATTATTCTCAGATACAGTGTTATATTCTGGAtgctacatttcaaaataaaaattgtgcagagagcagagtgggcagagagaggaaatatttgtgaGAGAGCTGGGACAATTGAAGGTACCAAATTATTTGAGAAAGCTTGAGAAGGGGTCTCCTGTAGAAGAGGATGGGCACTCCTCATCCACTGCTCTAGAGGATGTAAGTTCCAGGGAAGCAAGTTCTGTGTCGCTGTAAGCAAGAATACACAAATATTGGGGTGGCCAAAAAGCTCTTTGGGGTTTTTCATAAGATGCTACAGAAAACTCGAACGATCTATTTTGCCAACTCAATCCAAATGTTCAGAAATGACCCTGGGGGCACAGTGTTCAGCTCCAGTGgaggttttatgtttttcttttctctgaatgtcTGTGTTATCATCTTGCTGTTGGCATCAAAGGGAAGAGATGAGAACTGGGTGGACATTGGGGATGTTACTGCTGCTCTTTGGAAAACGAGGAGTGATGAGACGAGCAGGAGGACTGGCTGATAGGATACAGAAGTGGGGCTTCAGAGCAGAATCCGACCATCTTCATGggcaaggagaggagaaaatCTTGAGGATCCCTCGTGAGGTGTCATTTTCTCCCTgttattttaggggaaaaatatcTTACTGATTCAGCCAGAGAAAGTAAATGCCTGCGTGTATAACTTgcctattttagttattttagaatcaagattcttttttttcctttttttttttttttgtaagtaaaggTGGAGAAGTTATGGAAAGAAACCTGACTCTAACTATAAACTGAACAGATGggatagtggggaaaaaaaacaaatcaaaacagtattgCAAAGAACTctcaactttcattttaaaatatagatgatGATGTTTTTCAACTTTTCACATCAGTATATCATCCTATCAGTATATCgagtgacaaaatgaaaaatcaatttCAGCTGTGTCTATTTTAACCATTTACCTAAATGCTTTGGACTCACCTACCTAAAAGCCCAGATGAATGTATTAAActgcttattgtatttttttatgaattagaactttattttatattaagttaTAGACAGGACACAGTTCTGTTTGGTGACGTTTACATGGAAAATGGAACTGAACAGTGGTCTAATTAGAACAGTAAACAGTATGGGTTTAATTAGCCCTTATTCCCAATGACAGACTTGATCAGCTGCcaggtatttattctttccttacaCTTGACTGTTGCTGAAATATTGCCTCTAGTAGAGCTGCTTACTGTGCTATAAATAGGTAGCTTGGTAAGAAGCCAGGAAACCTACTGACCGGTGAGACGTGGGTGAAAATTATTGGAAGACCTCCTCCTTGCTTCCACCGTTATTTCTTCATTTCGCATTTGAAGGTCCTTCTATAGATCCCtctcttaatttaattttttttttttggttggttggggTAGCTTGGCCTAAGGGTGTAAGAAAGTCTATGCAATATCGAGCTGAGTCCCACGCTTCAGTTTATTAGTGTGTCAGGGTTTCCTTCATAAACTTTCCTGGTCTCCAACTTAGAACTCACCTCTATTCAGTCCTGTCTGACGTGAGCTTTTCTATATGTCAGCAggatgtggttttgtttgtttgcgtgcttgttttcaatgaaaatattaaagtcttgggtttaaaaaaaactttacaaaatgcagagaaacaaaaacagaagtttaaattGCCCAACACCCGGAAGTAGCCACTGctcatattttaattaacttcttaCTCCTTTCCCTAGGCAGGTACACATTTACCTGTATTAAATATGATATAGGCTTACATTGTTCTCTAATGATTGCTTTTtacactcaaaatattttttaaaagaaatttcaaaatccataaaaatttacataaatcTCACATCCATTATAGCATCACCTGGCTTCATCAAATTGAatgttttgccatatttgcttcagatcttttatgggagggctgggaggagaatAAAACGTTCCGTTAGCAATCCTTTCGTGTCTTTCCCCCAGTTCACTCCTAGACCCGCTCCCTCCGTCCTTTGAGGCAATTTGGTGGGTTTTCTTCCAGCCCATATACTTGTACTTTTACTACTGCATTTTTGTGTGGATATTCATGTACTTATTCCTTTATCTATTggtaaagagattaaaaatactatgtgtttttattttaatgtaattaaaattatcagtcttttcctttaggGTTTCTACCTTTGTTGACATATCTAGGACAGTCTTTGCTATATCATCTGTATAACTTTTAacctataacttttttttagtattttatggtttcagcatataaaatattaatttctgggATATATCTGAATtcatttggtgtcttttgtggaGAAGTTATCTATTATTTTAAACCATTCGTCACACTGACTTGTGGTTCTATATTATGTCCTTATACTTGGGTCTGTTTCtagactcttctttttttaaacgtAATAGATCTGAATGCTTAGTACTATGACAattctatactgttttgattgagGCAATGTCCCTCTAATTCCTCttcttttactgttttctctTGGCTCTTGCAGACATTTAATCCACcagatgaactttagaatcattttcttAGAGTCCAAAAAAAGTCCCCTTTGAGATTTTGATTGGCGTTGttataaatttatagattaatttgcaGAGAATTAACATTTTACCGTATTGAGTTCAGCTATTTAGGACTATGGTATCTTCTCCATTTATTCGAGTCTACTTTAGGCCTCTTCataaagttttgtagttttatttaagTAATGCACATCATTTCTTtgcatatctatatctatctgcatatttaaaaattgttaactccacctgttcccttttctctagagTATCTTGCTCTAAGTCAATGCTGGCAAGTTTAGAAGAGAAATTAAACCAAACTGTATTCATAATGGAGTTTTCCCTATTTTCTTGGATCCTGAagctttatctattttgtttacttGGGATGGAGCCTCTCTCAGGAGATCCCATAAATCCTCATGCAAAAAGGTTTCCTTGGAATAAGCACCAGTCTGTATGACAGAGAGTGGTGAGAATTTCTTAAGATACAAGCAGGGACCCTGCTATGtaagttataaaacaaaataataataataaatattatttatatttagccaatgtatttaaattttgaaatgataaaatttcaaatttaaaactgaGCTTGGAAACCATCTGGATAAAACCCTCGTAATGTGGAAAGGTACTCATGTGGTACTAGTTTCCGTGTGTGTTGATGTAGCCATTGCAAAGCAAAGCATTTTTAGGCAACTTTCATCTTTGTGAACAGCTTAGAAAAAGACTCTGGAGAAACTGGGAAAGCTTTTGGGATATTTCTAGCATTCTGTCTATAATTTGTTGGGTCTTTTCACTTTCCAGACCTCAAGAAACGCTCATTCAGATGAAGACAAAGATAACACCTGGGATGCTTGGGGCGACTGGTGTGACTGCCCCGGACTTGCGGGGGAGGAGCATCCTAGTCTCTGCAGAGATGTTTGGCTGGCAGGTAAGTGGTGGCTTTACCTGTTCTTCTCTCTGGGGTGTCAGGGCCTTCGGATGGGTGGAGTTGGGTAGACAACTTGGCTTCTTGGTTTCGGAAGGTACCACCATGGTGGTGTAACATCTGCTATGTCTGAATATTAGTCAACCTCTAGTATTGATAGATATTTAAATCGTAATGGCCGCCTTGTCATGACTGGCAATACCCCTCCACATGAGACTCGCAGCTCACAGCAGCAGGAGCGCCACACATTTGGGGCTTTAAGGGAGGCAAGGCTGGCTTGTGAAGTCATCGGCCCAAAGTTGTTGAGACTTTGAGTAAGAGGTCAAGTTTTCTGTGTTCCACCCTTGAGCTGTTCCAGTTTTAATCCTTTTCTATTCACTTTCTTTGAGCAACCCATTGATTAAGAAGGTAATGCAAGTTCTGTGCTCCCATCTTAGAAATGTTTATGTTAAGtaacatttgttaaaatgtaagatcagcttcttaaaaattaaacatacgtTGTAACAAGCCCGCAGTTATCGTTGCTCTTGAGACAATTTGAGATGATTTCCGTCCCAGCCACGGATTTGTACCTGAGCTCTCAGGTAAGACAGAGCTCCAGATGGATGGAACCAGATGTGCTGGTTCTGGACAAAAGAAGACTCCAAGATCTTGGCAGtcaatttcagtttgggatgttGTCAGGTGAAAGAGGGAATGGACGTTCCCTGAAAGTGTAAGGCATAGAGCAGAAATGCTCTGGATTCCATCAAGGTCGCTGTCTTACGGCATATCAAAGAGTAACCACGTACATTCTCATTTCCTTGAgacagcacagagcaggcagagAGGAGGTAGCAGACACGGCCTTTGAGAAGGAGGACTCTGAGTCCACTGCAGGACGGGATGGGAAGGCTGCTGGAGGTAGTGTTGGTGTCATTGTCTTAGGGCGAATTCTGACTCAGAGCTTTGAGCCCTAAGTAAATGGCTGCAAAAGTGAGTCCAGGGATTAGTCTTGCAATGACAAAGTGGTATAGCTGCTTCCCCCAtgctgtgaccttggggaagaagTAAAGGCCCTCTAAGTGTATCACACTATGTGGATATTGTGTTGTATTGGGATGTGTTTACCCCGGTGAGGCTTGTAATAGGAGGGCTGTACTCCTGTGGGCAAGGGTCAGGGAGGGTCTTCTTATGTGGGGAACAAGTTCTTTCCCACCACAGGTCAGTCACTTGAGGGAGAGGTTGCCAGCATGGAGACTGGCACAGGGAAGGTGAGATGTTGGCAGCTCAATCCAAATCTGCAGGATCTGAGTAATTTGCAGTGAATGGTAGGGTTCAGATGGGGAAAGAGTGGggtttctgtgtgtttgtcttttctttgtaaaaGTGGTATGTACCTCCCCAATTGCCAACAACTAAACATAAAAGCCAAACCCCTCCTGTAAGAGCATTTTATGATTCCTTGACATTCATCCCCCATGCCCTGACCTCGAAATATAAACTGCATATCCTGTGATAAACGGAAAGGCAATTGTTAGGAATAATAGAAGGGATGAGGCTACTTCACCTCAGCCTTCTGAGCTCAGTCAAGTTTCTATTTGAATCACTGGCATAGATGGTCCTAATTCAGCATCAGGGATCAGTTAAACACCaaaacttccataaattctaCTTATGCactggcaaaagacataaaggcaaaattaaataaaaatgaaaattaaaatggtgTGTACTTGTATTTGTTAAAAACAGTTAGAGAAATTATCAATATTAAGGACCATGAATGGCCAATTTCACCTTTTGTCATACAACCAAAATGCTTCCATGGTTTgttattttactaattt from the Hippopotamus amphibius kiboko isolate mHipAmp2 chromosome 2, mHipAmp2.hap2, whole genome shotgun sequence genome contains:
- the LOC130846168 gene encoding ADAMTS-like protein 1; its protein translation is MLTTCHISGTAIKGGTLWGVTLLFETSRNAHSDEDKDNTWDAWGDWCDCPGLAGEEHPSLCRDVWLAADNMKCWRE